In one Triplophysa rosa linkage group LG13, Trosa_1v2, whole genome shotgun sequence genomic region, the following are encoded:
- the LOC130563425 gene encoding zinc finger protein 518B: MRSQQSFMSFLSKDEAVPTKDNDRLCCAKCRFSTKDMDLFQRHVSHHKEVTFSCALCSHVSYSITESQKHVVLHTGSYPYRCSFCSYGAVRRDYMVKHIQRIHKRSAEKGFFTNFDETTPSCGHPSVTDTHRTSGWPERTEHCMNPSTASQSKGNAHVEYLSGSQPRTSISKTVSKTSSGHSYLTCSSTTRQCVANTTLAQTQFTGAAPSYASSASHSLGNTLQVVPRSGQENGNLSSSLVSGDSQVGKVGCSKPTLEKPSQKASGCTEPPLKSQRSGVPERPIHSKSISKVQVQLPVEMTSPLRPLLNMPSGALTQRTVTTQNGQTDHRVSQSVTGTNSLTSQKKSLTAALINSQVKHSERSPVVSTQREQTTEKSSRLRTTPIILRRSSAKKASQLSNVQVELLAPLNQPIEHNKPLTVSCPEEINIPAGCLVELVEVKNVNGTRELELRLVPPNGTPQDQKYTVDGPTPVATGKDMSFKCQVATESTASPSMSLTCQTVKQQPPSTCSDVQSVRKTQHKPQRSSDTAVQTTNKQNLKSNSPAFRPSVAACEGTEVSSEGLPVISSVFSLCPTPTSTASVSQLVSEFNNSTLQTNGPLFKLQRGLKVISDDESKTAAMKASKENVPSTERSVVCSISIKKEEETEEKPKVEDTEVKESKTELETVENTKTTETCGQENTTQNMLEKCSNLNARDLNDNTNVTNSLTACMPSNKKTISNKDKRDSESQSGNDLDQRSCQASLMYPKVALVRIPSSLLEPNKKVPETPPQEESLTARPVLYCKLTEQNVSSGHEGAIKLILKRDFPEDQNRHAPPRKKHKKGKTRKHKLPSVSMNFQRFLSKDRELRLTPLKEDQLVKLPGPNQPVVVLNHPNPSVQMVSVGVQTLKNYKWIPSIHHSKEQTEVPVSKQSSLKMKLKKVTGQKYRVIELVVRGLSEKLLNV; the protein is encoded by the coding sequence ATGCGCTCACAACAAAGTTTCATGTCATTTTTGAGCAAAGATGAAGCTGTACCTACTAAAGACAATGATCGTCTGTGCTGTGCAAAATGCCGGTTTTCAACCAAAGACATGGACCTGTTCCAGAGGCATGTGTCTCATCATAAAGAGGTGACATTCTCTTGTGCACTCTGCAGCCATGTTTCCTACTCCATAACAGAGTCTCAGAAACACGTCGTCTTGCATACAGGCTCGTACCCATATCGATGTAGCTTCTGCTCCTATGGAGCTGTGCGGAGAGATTATATGGTGAAGCATATTCAGCGTATACACAAGAGATCAGCGGAAAAAGGTTTTTTTACTAATTTTGATGAAACCACCCCATCCTGTGGACACCCATCAGTCACTGACACTCACAGAACATCAGGTTGGCCTGAAAGGACTGAGCATTGTATGAATCCCAGCACAGCTTCTCAATCCAAAGGAAACGCTCATGTCGAATACCTTAGCGGAAGTCAACCGAGAACCAGTATTTCCAAGACTGTTAGCAAAACCAGCAGTGGACATTCCTACTTGACCTGCAGCAGCACAACAAGACAATGTGTTGCCAACACAACACTTGCTCAGACACAGTTCACAGGTGCAGCTCCCAGCTACGCTTCCAGTGCGAGTCACTCATTAGGCAACACTCTACAGGTGGTTCCAAGATCTGGGCAAGAGAATGGAAATCTGTCAAGTTCTCTGGTCAGTGGGGATAGTCAGGTGGGAAAGGTGGGTTGTAGCAAGCCAACCTTAGAAAAGCCTAGTCAGAAAGCATCTGGTTGTACAGAACCACCTTTGAAAAGCCAGAGGAGTGGTGTTCCTGAAAGGCCAATCCATTCCAAAAGCATTTCCAAAGTCCAGGTTCAACTGCCCGTTGAAATGACCAGCCCACTCAGACCGCTTCTCAATATGCCGTCGGGAGCATTAACCCAGAGAACCGTTACAACTCAGAATGGCCAAACTGATCATCGGGTCAGTCAGTCCGTAACGGGGACAAACAGTCTGACATCACAGAAAAAGAGTTTGACTGCGGCACTCATCAACAGTCAGGTCAAACATTCTGAAAGAAGTCCAGTGGTTTCCACACAGAGAGAACAAACTACAGAAAAGAGCAGTCGGCTGAGAACAACCCCCATAATTCTCAGAAGGTCATCAGCAAAGAAGGCAAGTCAACTATCCAACGTTCAAGTGGAACTGTTAGCACCATTAAACCAACCCATTGAGCACAACAAGCCTTTGACTGTGTCCTGTCCAGAGGAGATCAATATTCCTGCTGGCTGTTTGGTTGAGTTGGTTGAGGTGAAAAATGTCAACGGGACTCGTGAGCTGGAGCTTCGCCTTGTCCCACCTAATGGAACCCCACAAGACCAGAAGTACACTGTGGACGGACCAACACCAGTCGCTACTGGAAAAGACATGTCATTCAAATGTCAAGTTGCCACTGAGTCTACAGCCAGTCCATCGATGTCTTTAACCTGTCAGACGGTAAAACAGCAGCCACCTTCAACATGTTCTGATGTTCAAAGTGTCAGAAAAACTCAACACAAACCTCAGCGTTCCTCAGACACAGCAGTTCAGACCACGAACAAGCAGAACCTGAAAAGCAACAGTCCAGCGTTCAGACCCTCTGTGGCGGCTTGTGAGGGTACAGAAGTGAGTTCTGAAGGTCTTCCTGTGATCTCATCAGTGTTTTCTCTTTGTCCCACACCCACATCCACTGCAAGTGTCTCTCAATTAGTGTCGGAATTTAACAACAGCACCTTGCAAACCAATGGGCCACTATTCAAGCTACAGCGAGGGTTGAAAGTCATTTCAGATGATGAAAGTAAGACAGCAGCAATGAAAGCGTCAAAAGAAAATGTGCCAAGCACGGAGCGGTCAGTGGTCTGtagcattagcattaaaaaGGAGGAAGAAACTGAAGAGAAACCCAAAGTTGAAGATACGGAGGTCAAAGAATCCAAAACAGAGCTTGAGACTGTTGAGAACACCAAAACAACTGAGACTTGTGGTCAAGAGAATACAACACAGAACATGCTTGAAAAATGTTCTAATCTTAATGCAAGAGATTTGAATGACAACACAAATGTGACTAACTCTCTGACAGCGTGCATGCCATCCAACAAGAAGACTATTTCAAATAAAGACAAGCGAGATTCTGAGTCTCAATCTGGAAATGACCTTGATCAACGCAGTTGCCAAGCTTCCCTCATGTATCCTAAAGTGGCTTTGGTGAGGATTCCAAGTTCACTGCTAGAACCCAACAAGAAGGTTCCAGAGACGCCACCACAGGAGGAGAGTTTGACGGCACGACCTGTTCTCTACTGCAAGTTAACCGAGCAGAATGTGTCCAGTGGTCATGAAGGAGCCATCAAGTTGATCTTAAAAAGAGACTTCCCTGAAGACCAAAACCGCCATGCACCTCCtcgtaaaaaacacaaaaagggaaaaacCAGAAAACACAAGTTGCCATCGGTTTCAATGAACTTTCAACGTTTTTTGTCTAAAGATCGTGAGCTGAGATTAACTCCTCTGAAAGAAGACCAGCTTGTCAAGCTTCCTGGTCCAAACCAACCTGTTGTGGTTCTGAATCATCCAAATCCTTCAGTTCAGATGGTCAGTGTTGGCGTCCAAACCCTGAAGAACTATAAGTGGATACCTTCGATCCATCACTCGAAGGAACAGACGGAGGTTCCAGTCAGCAAACAGTCTTCATTGAAGATGAAACTGAAAAAGGTAACGGGACAAAAGTATCGAGTAATAGAACTGGTTGTGAGAGGACTTTCTGAAAAACTGCTAAATGTCTAG